Proteins encoded in a region of the Pirellulales bacterium genome:
- a CDS encoding trypsin-like peptidase domain-containing protein produces the protein MALLCAMAMCVPLCAAGQTLLSTTRLAQCSVLADKDACSTDQLRLAALWPDWSPPQTPHPAVVRVVAPEGATLSLGSGTLIDKNDEHGLVVTNWHVVRDARGPVEVVFPDGFRSSAKIIRLDRDWDLAALLIAKPPVEPVPLSTAAPKPGDPLRIAGYGSGKYKMQSGRCTQYLSPGGNMPYEMIELSTAARQGDSGGPILNSRGELAGVLFGAGAGTTSGSYGGRVHRFLQLASADLQRLPATTLPPVSNSPGDKLKGPVQLYANHFDSPRAAFAGQIQTLNSAAVVSEATVPRIDSPAPAVVIRADSPVDTQSLASTPAKTWSWGDELQALLAAFGVAAILLQVLRLLSPAKS, from the coding sequence ATGGCGCTGCTTTGCGCAATGGCCATGTGCGTTCCGCTATGTGCCGCGGGACAGACTTTGTTGTCTACCACGAGACTTGCGCAGTGTTCCGTCCTGGCAGACAAGGACGCCTGCTCCACGGACCAGCTCCGCTTGGCTGCGCTTTGGCCCGATTGGTCGCCGCCGCAGACGCCGCATCCCGCCGTTGTGCGGGTCGTCGCTCCCGAGGGAGCAACCTTGTCGCTCGGCTCGGGAACCTTGATCGACAAGAACGATGAGCACGGGTTGGTCGTGACGAACTGGCACGTCGTGCGCGATGCGCGCGGACCGGTCGAAGTTGTTTTTCCCGACGGATTCCGGTCGTCTGCGAAAATCATCCGCCTGGATCGCGATTGGGATTTGGCGGCGCTGCTCATTGCCAAGCCCCCCGTTGAACCGGTGCCACTTTCGACGGCTGCCCCAAAACCAGGCGATCCGCTCCGTATCGCGGGCTACGGCAGCGGGAAATATAAAATGCAATCGGGCCGCTGTACGCAATACTTGTCGCCGGGTGGCAATATGCCCTACGAAATGATCGAACTTTCCACGGCCGCTCGCCAAGGTGACTCGGGTGGGCCCATTCTCAATAGTCGCGGCGAACTGGCTGGGGTGCTGTTTGGCGCAGGGGCTGGAACGACATCGGGCAGCTATGGAGGGCGGGTGCATCGATTTCTGCAGCTCGCTTCCGCAGACTTGCAGCGATTGCCGGCGACCACACTTCCTCCGGTATCCAACTCGCCTGGAGATAAGCTCAAAGGGCCCGTTCAATTGTATGCCAACCATTTCGATTCGCCGCGTGCGGCATTTGCGGGGCAAATTCAAACGCTAAATTCGGCGGCTGTCGTCTCCGAGGCCACTGTGCCAAGGATTGACAGCCCTGCGCCGGCGGTCGTCATTCGTGCCGATTCGCCCGTCGATACTCAATCGCTTGCCAGCACGCCCGCCAAGACTTGGTCTTGGGGTGATGAGTTACAAGCACTGTTGGCTGCGTTCGGTGTCGCGGCCATCCTTTTGCAAGTGCTACGTTTGCTGTCGCCGGCAAAGAGTTGA